One segment of Streptosporangium brasiliense DNA contains the following:
- a CDS encoding glycine-rich domain-containing protein has protein sequence MKLQDFTTPGTYTVTAPPGSSVLVEAWGGGGGGGGGGAGNVSNFPVSWGGAGGGGGSGGYVRAIVTTSSDGTLTVTVGAAGTGGASAPPNFARDTPGQAGQPGTNGGDSTVSTGGAVVVAARGGGGGKAGAGGGTGGVAGAHGAGGAGGSGLFPADSGLLRNGGTGASPTADPGGGFKGGAGASSYVASGPLPSTPPTGGSGGTPVQGGGTVVASTGGRPGCVVLTVLDSPAAAPAGAPSYTGQQLVPIAENGFGQTINSQNSYATAACVGGTLTLQVVLRQTNQPGKTFHLVYKLDGSDFVWTGVNLTTDTNGSGTAALTVPGLTPGTHRLVLWINDTPQPGKTYYVNSGWQANPITFTC, from the coding sequence ATGAAGCTGCAGGATTTCACCACCCCGGGCACCTACACGGTCACTGCGCCGCCGGGGTCGAGTGTGCTCGTGGAGGCATGGGGCGGCGGTGGGGGCGGCGGCGGAGGCGGTGCCGGGAACGTCAGCAATTTCCCGGTGTCCTGGGGCGGCGCGGGCGGAGGCGGCGGTTCGGGCGGGTATGTGCGCGCCATCGTGACCACGTCGTCCGACGGCACCCTCACGGTCACCGTCGGGGCAGCCGGCACAGGTGGTGCCTCAGCTCCGCCCAACTTCGCGCGCGACACCCCCGGGCAGGCCGGGCAACCCGGTACCAACGGCGGGGACAGCACCGTCAGCACCGGCGGCGCGGTCGTGGTGGCCGCACGCGGCGGAGGCGGCGGGAAGGCCGGGGCCGGTGGAGGCACCGGCGGAGTAGCGGGCGCCCACGGCGCGGGTGGCGCCGGCGGCTCCGGCCTGTTCCCGGCCGACAGCGGGCTGCTCCGCAACGGTGGCACCGGAGCGAGCCCAACCGCCGACCCCGGCGGAGGTTTCAAGGGAGGAGCGGGGGCGAGCAGCTATGTCGCCAGCGGCCCGCTGCCGTCCACTCCCCCCACCGGCGGCTCCGGCGGCACTCCCGTCCAGGGCGGCGGCACCGTCGTGGCCAGCACAGGCGGCCGGCCCGGCTGTGTCGTGCTGACGGTGCTCGACAGCCCCGCTGCCGCCCCTGCCGGGGCTCCCTCCTACACCGGTCAGCAGCTCGTTCCCATAGCGGAGAACGGGTTCGGCCAGACCATCAACAGCCAGAACAGCTACGCCACCGCCGCCTGCGTCGGCGGCACCCTCACCCTCCAGGTCGTCCTCCGCCAGACCAACCAGCCCGGCAAAACCTTCCATCTGGTCTACAAGTTGGACGGCTCGGACTTTGTCTGGACCGGCGTGAACCTGACCACAGACACCAACGGCAGTGGCACCGCCGCCCTCACCGTCCCCGGCCTCACCCCCGGAACCCACCGCCTCGTCCTGTGGATCAACGACACCCCTCAACCCGGAAAGACCTACTACGTCAACTCCGGCTGGCAGGCCAACCCGATCACCTTCACCTGCTGA
- a CDS encoding IS110 family transposase, translated as MAKLFCGIDWAEHHHDIAIVDDTGVRVAKARISNDAAGLRALLELLAGAGDHPDDPIPVAIEKPHGLLVACLRATGRQVFAINPYTVSRYRDRHGVARKKSDEQDALILANILRTDMAAHRPLPADSDLARAITVLARAQQDAVWDRIQLGQRIRSLLHDYFTAALQAFAHLRNGGVTRAEARVILAPAPTPARAAVLTRGQLRAALKRARRARYLDRDVERLHAIFRAEHMRLPDLIEQAMGHQLTALLGQLEAACTAEQNLATRVEESFAQHPDAEIITSFPGVGSLVGARILAEIGDDRTRFTDARGLKAYAGSAPVTRASGKSRHIMTRKVKNDRLAAAGYIWAFAALRPSPGARGHYDRRKAADDAHTAAPRHLFNRLIGCLYHCLQKRRTYDGSIAFPPHPAAVA; from the coding sequence TTGGCGAAGCTGTTTTGCGGGATCGACTGGGCCGAACACCACCACGACATCGCCATCGTCGACGACACCGGCGTCCGAGTCGCCAAGGCCCGCATCAGCAACGACGCCGCGGGCCTGCGCGCGCTGCTGGAGCTGCTGGCCGGCGCCGGCGACCACCCGGACGACCCGATCCCGGTCGCGATCGAAAAGCCGCACGGCCTACTGGTGGCCTGCCTGCGCGCGACCGGACGGCAGGTGTTCGCCATCAACCCCTACACGGTCTCGCGCTATCGAGACCGGCACGGGGTCGCGCGCAAGAAGTCCGACGAGCAGGACGCGTTGATCCTGGCCAATATCTTGCGCACCGACATGGCCGCGCACCGGCCGCTGCCCGCCGACTCCGACCTGGCCCGGGCGATCACCGTGCTGGCCCGCGCCCAGCAGGACGCGGTCTGGGACCGCATCCAGCTCGGCCAGCGGATCCGGTCGCTGCTGCACGACTACTTCACCGCCGCCTTGCAGGCGTTTGCGCATCTGCGTAACGGTGGCGTCACCAGGGCCGAGGCCCGGGTCATCCTCGCGCCGGCGCCCACTCCCGCCCGCGCCGCCGTCCTCACCCGCGGGCAGCTGCGGGCCGCGCTCAAACGGGCCAGGCGGGCTCGCTACCTCGACCGAGACGTCGAACGACTTCACGCGATCTTCCGCGCCGAACACATGCGGTTGCCCGACTTGATCGAGCAGGCCATGGGGCACCAGCTCACCGCCCTGCTCGGCCAGCTCGAAGCGGCCTGCACGGCTGAGCAGAACCTGGCCACCCGCGTCGAGGAATCCTTCGCCCAGCACCCCGACGCCGAGATCATCACCAGCTTCCCGGGAGTCGGTTCACTGGTCGGCGCCCGCATCCTGGCTGAGATCGGCGACGACCGGACCCGCTTCACCGATGCTCGCGGCCTGAAGGCCTATGCCGGCTCGGCGCCGGTCACCCGAGCCAGTGGCAAGTCGCGGCACATCATGACCCGCAAGGTGAAGAACGACCGCCTGGCCGCCGCCGGCTACATCTGGGCCTTCGCCGCGCTACGGCCCTCACCAGGCGCGCGGGGGCACTACGACCGCCGCAAAGCAGCCGACGACGCCCATACCGCAGCTCCGCGGCACCTGTTCAACCGACTGATCGGCTGCCTCTATCACTGCCTCCAAAAGCGCCGAACCTACGACGGGTCCATCGCGTTTCCACCTCACCCAGCAGCCGTCGCTTGA
- a CDS encoding zinc-binding dehydrogenase — MRALVVDRSVPTGLRLAEIRDPEPAPHEALIRVAATSLNYGEVKYVLAGEPDGAVPGWDAAGVVERPAADGSGPAAGTPVVTVADGGAWAGLRAVDTALIGTVPAGADLGAVATVPVAGVSALRALHRIGALPGRRVLVTGATGGVGRYAVQLAHQGGAHVVAVTGDPETHEKNLRLLGADEVITAPRELGAPVDGVVELVGGTHLVDAYARLAEHGTLVTVGHAAQEDTTFPPGAFLGNEGRHNRTLTTFYLLACTDLAPDLTRLAEQVAAGTLDPGITWRGTWEEAAEAFDALRERRLHGKAVLDLV, encoded by the coding sequence ATGCGTGCTCTGGTCGTCGACCGTTCCGTCCCAACCGGGCTGCGGCTCGCGGAGATCCGCGATCCCGAACCGGCTCCGCACGAGGCCCTGATCCGGGTCGCCGCGACCTCCCTGAACTACGGCGAGGTGAAGTACGTCCTCGCGGGGGAGCCCGACGGGGCCGTCCCGGGCTGGGACGCGGCCGGCGTGGTGGAACGTCCCGCGGCGGACGGATCCGGGCCGGCCGCCGGGACCCCGGTGGTCACCGTGGCCGACGGCGGCGCCTGGGCCGGGCTCCGGGCCGTGGACACCGCGTTGATCGGCACAGTCCCGGCCGGCGCCGACCTCGGGGCCGTCGCCACGGTCCCGGTCGCGGGAGTCAGCGCGCTGCGCGCCCTGCACAGGATCGGCGCCCTGCCGGGCAGGCGCGTCCTGGTCACCGGGGCCACCGGCGGCGTCGGCAGATACGCGGTGCAACTCGCCCACCAGGGCGGTGCGCACGTGGTGGCGGTCACCGGCGATCCGGAAACGCACGAGAAGAACCTGCGGCTGCTCGGCGCCGACGAGGTGATCACCGCACCCCGGGAGCTCGGCGCACCGGTGGACGGCGTCGTCGAGCTGGTCGGCGGCACCCACCTCGTCGACGCGTACGCCCGGCTCGCCGAACACGGCACCCTGGTCACCGTCGGCCATGCCGCGCAGGAGGACACCACCTTCCCCCCGGGCGCGTTCCTGGGCAACGAGGGCCGCCACAACCGCACCCTCACCACCTTCTACCTCCTGGCCTGCACCGATCTCGCCCCCGACCTGACCCGCCTCGCCGAACAGGTCGCCGCCGGCACCCTCGACCCGGGCATCACCTGGCGCGGGACCTGGGAGGAGGCCGCCGAGGCCTTCGACGCCCTGCGTGAACGCCGCCTGCACGGCAAGGCCGTCCTCGACCTGGTCTGA